A stretch of DNA from Gasterosteus aculeatus chromosome 7, fGasAcu3.hap1.1, whole genome shotgun sequence:
AGGAGGATAGATCGCCTTGgtgagcaaaaaaaaacccgTGCTGCTAAAACCCgctacatttcttttaaaaacaataaagtagTTTTTGATTTTTGTAAATACCAGAGTGAACGCGTCATCCCACTGCAGCGTCAGACCGGATCTCTGACAGGACGCTGTAGCTCAAGCTAGCAAGTCGCCGCACAGGCAAATCTTTTATAGTCGTTATTGGTGGAGGACCAACACCTTCCCCTCAGTATGAACTTGCAGACAACAAAATAACAGTACGAATGACTCCCGTTTCACAGCGCCTCCTTTTACAGCATTGCCAGATCCACATTTAAATCACGATAATGAGCCAAACTTGGACAAGAATGAAATACTGGCTAGTTGTTGCTGGGGTATGATGGAAAAGCGCAATAGTTAAGTAAGCCTGGAAGTGGTTTACGCCTGACAAACCCAGCCCAGGGAAAATATTAATACATGAACGAAGCCGCTGCTTGGCCTGTACCATTTGGGACAgataggggggagggggcattaTTCTTCACCCTCACACCTTTCCACCAATTCACATTTATCCACACATTAGAGAGATAAAAGTAGAATGTACAGACATTTCATAAAAGACTTAGGGAAATTTGATGGTATTTGACCCCAATAATCAAAGATAACCTTTAGATATTGTGTTAACGCTTCCCTACAagttaccatagcaacagtcCACCTCTCGTCGGCTGTGCCACGGGAGGCCGACCAAAACATGTTACTGGGATTCAACACTGCCGTTTTTATTCTCTTAGAAATGTTATAACGATTGAAATACACtattatattaaaataattcTACATGCCAACACAGTTTTAGATTTCCTTTTCTGatacttgtttttattttggagtTTTACTTTTCCTTGGTTCGTCATTGGTCGTGAAACACCGgatattgattttgttttatcgTAGCTAGCTGTAATGCTAGCTAACTACAAACTCAATGACAGCACCTTCTGGAAAGAACGTCGAATCGCGCATTGGTTTGTCCAAGAAGTTCAATTAGCTGCACCGTGTAAAGGTGGACGTAACTGTCTTCCCGCAGAAACAGGCTAGGCTAAGGTATGCACTGGAATTACCCGTGAAACAGCTGCCGTTAGCTAGCAAGACCGAACAAGTTAACTTCTGTCTCCACTCTGCTCGCTTCTTGTTGACGTATCATTAACGTTTACGTTAATTTTTCCATTATAGTGATTTAATGTTTAACGTTAGTGTTGTGGACGTCTAACGTTACAGATGATCGAGGTGGTGGCCTCGATGGCCAGGGGCCCCGTGTTTCTCTCCGGGGAGCTCCTCGAGTGTCTCATAACTTTTACCAACCCGATGTCCCACCTGTCCACCTCTGCCAGCTGGTAGGATTGAACTCCTTTCACCCATTTAACCTACATGGACCTAAATATGCCAATGTCTGTCTGTTGAGAAAACCTCCAAATGAACGAAGAGTACTGAACAGAATCATGTGACAAATATAATGTAGTTAGAAGGCAAAATGTTATTGTTCACAAACAAGGACTGACAATTCccatggggagaaaaaaagtatttgtgaggaaacaacatgtgtgtgtttctgtaatcTTGCTACTGTTGGTCAGAGTTTGCACAAGTGGTTTGGAGTGTAATGGAAACATTTCACGTAGTAAGAGAAAGGGAGGTTAAACGTTCGAAATGTGTGATTGTTCTCTGTGCAATTTGAAAATGTGGGTTAATGAACAAATTGATTTAGATTGTGAAACTTTGTGCTAATGCAACACAATGTGTTGACAGAGCGCTCCTGTTTATCTGGCCGAAAAAATACATATCCACAAACTCAATAACAATCATCTTTTATGTCCAGCGGTTTGTAACCCCGTATGGATGAGAACCATGTGATGCGGGACACACAAATGATCTAGCCTGTCCCTCTGAATGCCTCGTTGTAACCGTGTTTGCTTGCTGGTTCCCAGTGAAATGCTGGCATGGGCCAGTGCTCAGATCCACTGCCAGTTTCATGCTAGTGAGAGCAGAGTGGCCTTGCCGGCACAAGGAAACAAACATGATGTCCAGGCTGAGAGCAACACCGTGCTCGTTCCAAGCAGAGGTCAGTGGGAGAGAAAATATCTAATCTGAGATAAGATCAGTTCCAATCACGCATATATGCCTGGATATTATTAGGCTTGTTTTTATAGCCGTGTTGCTGCATCTGTGAAAGACGAATCAATTTCTTTTGCAGGAGAAAGAGGTCAGTGTGTTCTTGACACACCACCTAAAATATTATTCTGTGACCTACGCCTGGATCCTGGGGAGAGCAAAACCTGTACGTCTGTACCGATGTGAAAAACATGCACAAATTCAGTGAAATCTAGTTTCACAAAGCTATGaaatttttttataaattaacaTATTTGGTTTCTGTGTTTTATTCAAACACTGACATGCAAACTCTCCCCTAGATTCATACAGTGAGATCGTACCCGTAGACGGTCCTCCTAGTTTCCGTGGCCAGGCGGTGAAATACGTCTACAAACTGACCATCGGCTGCCAGAGGGTCAACTCTGCTATCAAGCTGCTCAAAGTTCCTTTCAGAGTGCTGGTTCTGCAAGGTGAGCTCCATTTGGACTATTAGACGTGTGCACTACGTACTGCAAACATTCCAGTGCTAAAGAGGTGTGTCACTTAAACTTTTGGATAAATGATTACTTCtagtaatatataatatactgtATGAATAATACAAGTAGAGCCACAGCCACTGCTGATTCAAAATGTATGTTTCtgtaagtgtttgtttttgtggtcaaagaaaactgaaagaaATGTGGCATATTGACATTTTTCTGTCCAACATGTAGGCATGCCGGAGCCTCCATTCCCCCAGGATGAGGAGGTTTCCCCCTCCAACCCattcctggaggaggaggaagcgagcCGCAGGGATGCTCGGCCTTTGGAGAGAGCTTTGGACATGCTGATGGTCACTACCTCAAGACGCTGCCCCCGTGAGACCCTGCACTGACCCGCTGCTCTTTCTTGTTGTTTAAAGGACTACATTATGTAACCTAACCCAAAGCGTGATTCGCTTTTGTCTGTTTATCAGTGCTTATTTATTGTCCAAATGATTAAATGTTCTTTTGCATTGTACAGACATGTTTAACATCACCAACATGCGTGGGAAAGTGGCAAAGTTCTGCATCTTCAAGACAGTTTACAGACTCGGGGAGGACATCATCGGTACCTTCAACTTCTCCGAGGGAGACATTCCCTGCCTGCAGGTTTGTTTGccggctttaaaaaaaaaaaaaaaaacttttatgtACATCGGGTTTGTTTTAAACATCAACTATATTTGTGTACATTTGTTC
This window harbors:
- the rgp1 gene encoding RAB6A-GEF complex partner protein 2, producing the protein MIEVVASMARGPVFLSGELLECLITFTNPMSHLSTSASCEMLAWASAQIHCQFHASESRVALPAQGNKHDVQAESNTVLVPSRGERGQCVLDTPPKILFCDLRLDPGESKTYSYSEIVPVDGPPSFRGQAVKYVYKLTIGCQRVNSAIKLLKVPFRVLVLQGMPEPPFPQDEEVSPSNPFLEEEEASRRDARPLERALDMLMVTTSRRCPHMFNITNMRGKVAKFCIFKTVYRLGEDIIGTFNFSEGDIPCLQYSVSLQNEEEIQQQYQRRPGQVISVTGHGRHMESCLHTASSHFSLPVPLNVTPGFSTDIVMLRWRLHFEFVTAREPMEPPTVLQNQSEVTVWAGAEHVDVDTFSWDLPIKVLPTNPALASYMSHFTGTNSITI